A single genomic interval of Paralichthys olivaceus isolate ysfri-2021 chromosome 7, ASM2471397v2, whole genome shotgun sequence harbors:
- the znf143b gene encoding zinc finger protein 143, producing MLLAQINRDSQGMAEFHDADGQPVTLCLTEAVTVADGDQMESMDTVSLQAVTLADGSTAYIQHDSKASFSDGHIMDGQVIQLEDGSAAYVQHVSMPKSGGDSLQLEDGQAVQLEDGTTAYIHTPKDTYDQSGLQEVQLEDGSTAYIQHTVHMPQSNTILAIQADGTIADLQTEATAIDPETISVLEQYTTKVENIENPLGSFSRVEGDNGVHMRIVLQGQDNRQARVTNVGEKSFRCEYEGCGKLYTTAHHLKVHERSHTGDKPYVCDYPGCGKKFATGYGLKSHSRTHTGEKPYRCQEMNCCKSFKTSGDLQKHTRTHTGEKPFKCPVDGCGRSFTTSNIRKVHIRTHTGERPYYCSEPTCGRSFASATNYKNHMRIHTGEKPYVCTVPGCEKRFTEYSSLYKHHVVHTPCKPYNCNHCGKTYKQISTLAMHKRTAHNDTEPIEEEQETYFEPPTDAIDDPNVSYSATVVEADDSGSEQLPVENSDMVGQQHIALVTQEDGTQQQVSISEADLQAMGGTITMVTQEGTTITIPAHELATQGAHSVTMVTTDGSDEQVAIMTPDMASFQTVEEAGYSQEQDGIHPVTLLATSNGTHIAVQLSDQPSLEEAIRIASRIQQGESPGLDD from the exons ATGCTCTTGGCCCAGATAAATCGGGACTCGCAGGGAATGGCAGAGTTTCACGATGCAGACGGGCAGCCGGTCACTCTCTGTCTGACAGAGGCTGTGACCGTGGCAG ATGGTGATCAGATGGAGAGCATGGACACAGTGAGCCTGCAGGCTGTCACTCTAGCAGATGGATCCACTGCATACATCCAACATGACTCCAAAGCTTCCTTTTCAGACGGACACATCATGGACGGCCAGGTGATCCAGCTGGAAGACGGATCTGCTGCCTACGTTCAGCATGTGTCGATGCCTAAATCAG gAGGGGACAGTTTACAGCTTGAAGATGGACAGGCAGTTCAGCTTGAAGATGGAACAACAGCCTACATTCACACACCCAAAG ATACATATGACCAGAGCGGCCTGCAGGAGGTGCAGCTGGAGGATGGCAGCACGGCCTACATCCAGCACACAGTGCACATGCCCCAGTCCAACACCATCCTGGCCATCCAGGCTGACGGTACCATCGCAGACCTGCAGACTGAAGCCACTGCCATCGACCCTGAGACTATCAGCGTGCTTGAACAGTACACCACCAAG GTGGAGAATATAGAAAATCCCTTAGGCTCCTTCAGCAGAGTGGAAGGAGACAATGGCGTTCACATGCGG ATTGTGTTACAGGGTCAAGACAACAGGCAAGCAAGGGTCACAAATGTAGGAGAAAAGTCTTTCCGCTGTGAATACGAGGGCTGTGGTAAACTCTACACCACTGCCCATCATCTCAAG GTACACGAACGCTCCCACACCGGAGACAAACCGTATGTCTGCGACTATCCGGGCTGTGGGAAGAAGTTTGCTACAG gGTATGGACTGAAGAgtcactcacgcacacacacaggggagaaGCCATATAGATGTCAGGAGATGAACTGCTGCAAGTCCTTCAAAACCTCCGGTGACCTTCAGAAGCATACACGGACTCATACAG GAGAGAAGCCTTTTAAATGCCCGGTCGATGGCTGTGGCAGATCATTTACCACCTCCAACATTCGTAAAGTTCACATCCGAACACATACCGGTGAGCGGCCGTACTACTGCTCTGAGCCCACTTGTGGACGGTCCTTTGCTAGTGCCACCAACTACAAGAACCATATGAGGATTCACACAG GGGAGAAACCATACGTGTGCACAGTGCCTGGGTGTGAAAAGCGCTTCACAGAATACTCCAGCCTTTACAAACATCATGTTGTTCATACGCCCTGCAAACCTTACAACTGCAACCACTGTGGGAAAACCTACAAACAGATCTCCACACTCGCCATGCACAAACGCACAGCCCACAATGACACTGAGCCCATCGAGGAGGAACAGGAGACGTACTTTGAACCACCAACAG ATGCTATTGATGACCCTAACGTGAGTTACTCAGCTACAGtggttgaggcagatgactCCGGCTCAGAGCAGCTTCCAGTGGAGAACTCAGATATGGTTGGTCAGCAGCATATTGCCTTGGTAACGCAGGAGGACGGGACACAACAGCAG GTCAGTATCTCTGAAGCGGACTTACAAGCTATGGGTGGCacaatcaccatggtaactcaAGAAGGCACAACCATAACCATCCCAGCCCATGAACTGGCAACACAAGGTGCTCACTcggttaccatggtaacaacaGACGGCTCCGACGAACAG GTGGCCATCATGACACCCGACATGGCCTCGTTCCAAACAGTGGAGGAGGCCGGCTACAGCCAAGAACAAGATGGAATTCACCCTGTCACGTTACTTGCCACCTCCAATGGCACTCACATTGCGGTGCAG cTCAGTGATCAGCCTTCGCTGGAAGAAGCCATCAGAATAGCATCAAGAATACAACAAGGAGAGTCACCAGGCCTGGATGATTGA
- the LOC109624697 gene encoding transcription factor Adf-1-like: protein MDELRSKPPAVKRKKEEEVDGGLGGIELETRLSEQVRLHRHLYDHSMREHRDHHMAQRSWGKIAQTLGKDEVFCRKVWKNLRDRYVRAKKRVHARSGEAEEEKPSPIVMDMEWLCDFVKHREKDTEGTATKPCSPAEESPDICSTAEYLSSPIILSAYSTASCLPPSPSPTESPSPCLGAPSPSPSASGRKRTHNDESLSLRLEKLQVERMKFMQQFRENQNKQDQQQQDTPHTRFARVLVDMLATVDEAYQQEAMHKLYQVMYEYTTKYPRLPS from the exons ATGGATGAGCTGCGATCAAAGCCTCCAGCCGTGAAGcggaaaaaagaggaagaagtggaCGGAGGACTCGGAGGAATCGAACTGGAAACCAGACTGAGCGAGCAGGTCCGTCTGCACAGACACCTGTACGACCACTCCATGAGGGAGCACCGAGACCACCACATGGCTCAGAGGTCCTGGGGGAAGATCGCGCAGACTCTCGGGAAAGACGAGGTGTTCTGCAGGAAAGTGTGGAAGAACCTCCGCGACCGATACGTACGGGCGAAGAAACGCGTGCACGCTCGCAGCGGCGAGGCTGAAGAAGAGAAGCCGTCACCGATTGTCATGGACATGGAGTGGCTGTGTGACTTCGTCAAACACCGGGAGAAGGACACGGAG GGAACTGCAACAAAACCGTGCAGTCCTGCAGAGGAGTCACCAGACATCTGCTCAACAGCGGAATACCTATCATCACCAATAATTCTCTCTGCCTATTCCACCGCATCATGCCTTCCACCATCTCCCTCACCTACAGAGTCCCCATCACCTTGCCTCGGTGCGCCCTCGCCTTCGCCGTCCGCATCTGGACGAAAAAGGACGCACAACGACGAGTCCTTATCTTTGAGGttggagaagctgcaggtggAGAGGATGAAGTTCATGCAACAGTTCAGAGAGAACCAGAATAAGCAGGACCAGCAGCAACaagacacaccacacacacggTTTGCTCGGGTTTTAGTGGACATGCTGGCTACAGTTGATGAGGCATACCAGCAAGAGGCCATGCACAAACTGTACCAAGTCATGTATGAGTACACTACAAAATACCCACGGCTGCCATCCTGA